A window of Pantoea agglomerans contains these coding sequences:
- a CDS encoding YaiA family protein has product MPTRPPYPREARVVTVEKGPPGSTVTSWELRADHPSPNTLISEHTSEAEAHDAKVRYEDVEKE; this is encoded by the coding sequence ATGCCGACCAGACCGCCTTATCCACGCGAAGCTCGCGTCGTCACCGTTGAGAAGGGGCCGCCGGGCAGCACCGTAACCTCATGGGAATTGCGTGCCGATCATCCATCGCCTAATACGTTAATTAGCGAGCACACGTCAGAAGCGGAAGCGCATGACGCCAAAGTTCGCTATGAGGATGTGGAAAAAGAGTAG
- the aroL gene encoding shikimate kinase AroL: MSLPIYLIGARGCGKTTVGEALSHALGYAFRDTDHHLQLSTQRSVAQIVADEGWEGFRARETESLKAVTAPATVIATGGGMVLAEHNRRFMREHGRVIWLSAPSHILAQRLESQPEAAQRPTLTGRPIAEEMGDILRERAHLYRDAAHHEVNAMQTPDRVIDDILQSLSLARAS, translated from the coding sequence ATGTCTCTACCCATTTATCTGATCGGCGCGCGCGGCTGCGGCAAAACCACCGTAGGCGAGGCGCTATCGCACGCGCTGGGCTACGCCTTTCGCGATACCGATCACCATCTGCAGCTCAGCACGCAGCGCAGCGTCGCGCAGATTGTGGCGGATGAGGGCTGGGAAGGCTTTCGCGCGCGGGAAACCGAGTCGCTGAAAGCGGTCACCGCGCCGGCAACGGTCATCGCCACCGGCGGCGGCATGGTGCTGGCGGAGCACAACCGTCGCTTTATGCGCGAGCACGGGCGCGTAATCTGGCTTAGCGCGCCGTCGCATATTCTGGCGCAGCGGCTGGAGAGCCAGCCGGAAGCGGCGCAGCGCCCTACGCTGACCGGCCGTCCCATCGCCGAAGAGATGGGCGATATCCTGCGCGAGCGCGCGCATCTTTACCGCGACGCCGCCCACCATGAAGTCAACGCCATGCAGACGCCGGATCGCGTTATCGACGATATTCTTCAGTCGCTGTCGCTGGCGCGCGCCAGCTAG
- a CDS encoding DUF2076 domain-containing protein, whose product MYSQEHQLIEGLFSRLKQAESQTGPRDAAAEQLIKEHLQQQPGAPYYMAQAILIQEAAMKKLNDRITELENRLAQQQQQQQPQQQSSGGFLSSLFGGGSRQQPPAPVQQPQQQAWNNAPQQPQYNNAPAAPARGTGFLGGALQTAVGVAGGVVMADMLTSLFHHSQPEEIVNIINEPPLPQVDENLDTFNSGGSGFLDQNNGWDNNYADNNDFNDLGNDSFDGFNDDDDSFV is encoded by the coding sequence ATGTATAGCCAGGAACACCAATTGATTGAGGGTCTGTTCAGCCGTCTGAAACAGGCCGAGAGCCAGACCGGACCGCGTGACGCGGCGGCGGAACAGCTGATTAAAGAGCATCTGCAGCAGCAGCCCGGCGCGCCTTACTATATGGCGCAGGCGATCCTGATTCAGGAAGCCGCGATGAAGAAACTCAACGATCGCATCACCGAGCTGGAGAACCGTCTGGCGCAGCAGCAGCAGCAGCAGCAGCCTCAGCAGCAGAGCAGCGGCGGTTTTCTGTCAAGCCTGTTTGGCGGCGGCTCGCGTCAGCAACCACCTGCGCCTGTGCAGCAGCCCCAGCAGCAGGCGTGGAACAACGCGCCGCAGCAGCCGCAGTATAACAATGCCCCTGCCGCACCGGCGCGCGGCACCGGCTTCCTCGGCGGCGCGCTGCAAACCGCGGTCGGCGTCGCAGGCGGCGTGGTGATGGCGGATATGCTGACCAGCCTGTTCCACCACTCTCAGCCGGAAGAGATTGTGAATATCATTAACGAACCGCCGCTGCCGCAGGTCGATGAGAACCTCGATACCTTTAACAGCGGCGGCAGCGGTTTCCTTGACCAGAACAACGGCTGGGATAACAACTACGCGGACAATAATGACTTCAACGATCTCGGTAATGACAGCTTCGACGGCTTTAACGACGACGACGACAGCTTCGTCTGA
- a CDS encoding YaiI/YqxD family protein yields the protein MVIWVDADACPNVIKEVLYRAADRTKTQVTFVANQSLRVPPSPWLKTLRVPAGFDVADNEIVKRVEKGDLVITADIPLAAEVLEKGGEALNPRGERYSPATIREKLTLRDFMDTMRASGVQTGGPAAMSPRDRQQFANALDSWLTQRQR from the coding sequence ATGGTTATCTGGGTTGATGCTGACGCCTGCCCCAACGTCATCAAAGAAGTGCTCTACCGCGCGGCGGATCGCACCAAAACGCAGGTGACCTTTGTCGCCAACCAGTCGCTGCGCGTGCCGCCCTCACCCTGGCTGAAAACGCTGCGCGTGCCTGCCGGGTTTGACGTTGCGGATAACGAGATCGTGAAGCGCGTGGAGAAGGGGGATCTGGTGATTACCGCCGATATTCCGCTGGCGGCGGAGGTGCTGGAGAAAGGGGGCGAGGCGCTTAATCCGCGCGGCGAACGCTATTCGCCCGCCACTATCCGCGAAAAGCTCACCCTGCGCGACTTTATGGATACCATGCGCGCCAGCGGCGTGCAAACCGGCGGCCCCGCGGCGATGAGTCCGCGAGACCGCCAGCAGTTCGCTAACGCGCTCGACAGCTGGCTGACGCAGCGTCAGCGCTGA
- a CDS encoding DUF421 domain-containing protein: METVLRAASMYLLLMVVFKIAGRRTLMEMTSFDLILLLIISEATQQALLGDDFSVTGAGLTIVTLIVIDIVFGVMKTRFPRMERLIDGSSLILVEEGRLLHQRAKRAGIDEEDILQSARSSQGLERLDQIKFAILEKTGKISIIPKE; this comes from the coding sequence ATGGAAACGGTGTTACGCGCAGCCAGCATGTATCTGCTGTTGATGGTGGTATTTAAAATCGCCGGACGGCGCACGCTGATGGAGATGACCTCTTTCGATCTGATTTTGCTGCTGATTATCAGCGAGGCGACCCAGCAGGCGCTGCTCGGCGATGACTTTTCCGTTACCGGCGCCGGGTTGACCATCGTGACGCTGATCGTGATTGATATTGTATTCGGCGTGATGAAAACGCGCTTTCCCCGTATGGAGCGGCTGATTGATGGCTCTTCGCTGATTCTGGTGGAAGAGGGCAGGCTGCTGCACCAGCGGGCGAAGCGGGCAGGGATAGACGAAGAGGATATTCTGCAGAGCGCGCGCAGCTCGCAGGGACTGGAGCGGCTTGACCAAATAAAGTTTGCCATTCTGGAGAAGACCGGCAAGATCTCCATCATTCCCAAAGAGTAA
- the proC gene encoding pyrroline-5-carboxylate reductase — MLEKKIGFIGGGNMAKAIIGGLVKSGQIAPSNIWVFDRKAETNEALAREYGIQAAESAEALAREVDILFGAVKPNVILKVLKDLASQLKKEALVISIAAGVTLDSLATVLGHDRKIVRVMPNTPALVNEGMTSVTPNVLVEQPEIDEVVTMFESFGKAAVVSEYLIHSVVGVSGSAPAYVFMFIEAMADAAVLGGMPRAQAYQFAAQAVKGSAQMVLESGKHPAELKDMVCSPGGTTIEAVKVLEEKGFRAAVMEAMQQCMAKSEALSKK; from the coding sequence ATGCTGGAGAAGAAAATTGGGTTTATCGGCGGCGGCAATATGGCCAAAGCCATTATCGGCGGGCTGGTGAAAAGCGGTCAGATCGCGCCCTCGAACATCTGGGTATTTGACCGCAAGGCGGAAACCAACGAGGCGCTGGCGCGCGAGTACGGCATTCAGGCCGCCGAAAGCGCCGAGGCGCTGGCGCGCGAGGTAGATATTCTGTTCGGCGCGGTCAAACCCAACGTTATCCTGAAAGTGCTCAAAGATCTGGCCAGCCAGCTGAAGAAAGAGGCGCTGGTGATCTCTATCGCCGCGGGCGTAACGCTGGACTCGCTGGCGACGGTGCTGGGCCATGACCGCAAAATTGTCCGCGTGATGCCGAACACGCCCGCGCTGGTCAACGAAGGCATGACCTCGGTTACGCCGAACGTGCTGGTTGAGCAGCCGGAGATCGACGAAGTCGTGACGATGTTTGAGAGCTTTGGCAAGGCGGCCGTGGTGAGCGAATATCTGATTCACTCGGTGGTCGGCGTCAGCGGCTCCGCGCCCGCCTACGTCTTTATGTTTATCGAAGCGATGGCGGACGCCGCCGTGCTCGGCGGCATGCCGCGCGCCCAGGCCTATCAGTTCGCCGCCCAGGCGGTAAAAGGCTCTGCCCAGATGGTGCTGGAGAGCGGTAAACACCCCGCCGAGCTGAAAGATATGGTCTGCTCGCCCGGCGGCACCACTATCGAAGCGGTGAAGGTGCTGGAAGAGAAAGGTTTCCGCGCCGCCGTTATGGAGGCGATGCAGCAGTGCATGGCGAAGTCTGAAGCGCTGAGCAAAAAGTAA
- a CDS encoding FAD-dependent oxidoreductase, with protein sequence MNYQPVIALKDLPDRQPTKTKIADTDILLVRDGEQVRAFQATCPHAGAPLEQGAICGDKLVCPWHKAVFALEDGHMCEPLALADLKQFPLRVENGIVQVNPKPMSSATPIGSGGEAPVYAVLGGGAAGSAAIWTLRREGFKGKVVLVEREPEAPYDRTALTKFVPSGKMDIKDVPRILKEDILQHVDRLQGEVTRLDTREQRIHFADGTSLFYDKLLIASGGAPQRPELPGSELAGVHLLRSLAQADALLQEVDQSQQLVIIGNSFIGMEMASALRNRDVEVSVVARHPLPFARQFGEQIGRYFRDLHGSNGVHFVDGEPAALEGEHQVTALRLQDGRRIKADVVLLATGIQPATGFIHDLPLREDGSLLADSQLRVTPDVWVAGDSASYLTPQGPLRVEHYRVAHQQGRIAAFNMLDRRMMYDRVPFFWTTHFGTRYEYLGHADRWDEYRLIGSLEKKTFIALYGQQGKLAAAFSCGMYTLTAALVLEMQQPMTMEQALATVASYQQ encoded by the coding sequence ATGAATTATCAGCCTGTCATCGCCTTAAAAGATCTGCCCGACCGCCAGCCGACCAAAACAAAAATAGCCGATACCGATATTCTGCTGGTGCGCGATGGAGAACAGGTGCGCGCCTTTCAGGCCACCTGCCCACATGCGGGTGCGCCGCTGGAGCAGGGCGCTATCTGCGGCGATAAACTGGTTTGTCCCTGGCATAAAGCGGTGTTTGCGCTGGAGGATGGCCATATGTGCGAACCGCTGGCGCTGGCGGATCTCAAACAGTTTCCGCTGCGCGTCGAGAACGGCATCGTGCAGGTCAACCCTAAACCGATGTCATCTGCGACGCCCATCGGCAGCGGCGGCGAGGCGCCGGTGTATGCGGTGCTTGGCGGCGGCGCAGCTGGCAGCGCCGCCATCTGGACGCTGCGGCGCGAAGGGTTTAAAGGAAAGGTGGTGCTGGTGGAGCGCGAGCCGGAAGCGCCGTACGACCGCACTGCGCTGACCAAATTCGTTCCCTCCGGCAAGATGGATATCAAGGATGTGCCGCGCATCCTGAAAGAGGACATTTTGCAGCATGTCGATCGCCTGCAGGGGGAGGTGACGCGTCTCGACACCCGTGAACAGCGAATCCACTTCGCCGACGGCACGTCGCTCTTTTACGATAAGCTGCTGATCGCATCCGGCGGCGCGCCCCAGCGTCCCGAACTGCCCGGCAGCGAGCTGGCGGGCGTACACCTGCTGCGTTCGCTGGCGCAGGCTGACGCGCTGCTGCAGGAGGTCGATCAGAGCCAGCAGCTGGTGATTATCGGCAACAGTTTTATCGGCATGGAGATGGCGTCGGCGCTGCGCAATCGCGACGTTGAGGTAAGCGTGGTGGCGCGGCATCCGCTGCCTTTTGCGCGTCAGTTCGGCGAGCAGATCGGCCGCTATTTCCGCGATCTGCACGGCAGCAACGGCGTACACTTTGTCGACGGCGAGCCAGCGGCGCTGGAGGGGGAACATCAGGTTACCGCGCTGCGCCTGCAGGATGGCCGCCGCATCAAAGCGGACGTGGTGCTGCTGGCGACCGGTATTCAGCCAGCCACCGGCTTTATTCACGATCTGCCGCTGCGCGAGGATGGCAGCCTGCTGGCCGACAGCCAGCTGCGCGTGACGCCAGACGTCTGGGTGGCAGGGGATAGTGCCAGCTATCTGACGCCGCAGGGGCCGCTGCGCGTCGAGCACTATCGCGTCGCCCATCAGCAGGGGCGCATCGCCGCCTTTAATATGCTGGACAGGCGCATGATGTACGATCGGGTGCCCTTTTTCTGGACCACGCACTTCGGCACGCGCTACGAGTATCTCGGCCATGCCGACAGGTGGGATGAGTATCGCCTGATCGGCTCGCTGGAGAAGAAAACCTTTATCGCCCTCTACGGCCAGCAGGGCAAGCTCGCGGCGGCGTTCTCCTGCGGCATGTATACGCTGACCGCAGCGCTGGTGCTGGAGATGCAGCAGCCGATGACCATGGAACAGGCGCTGGCGACGGTGGCGAGCTACCAGCAGTAG
- a CDS encoding PsiF family protein — MKVHLAAVVMAGLLVSGVSVAQAAEKTAQQQKMTQCNQHASTQNLKGDARKSFMSECLKKESKISGMTPQQVKMKTCNNEAGDKKLSGDARKTFMSSCLKKA, encoded by the coding sequence ATGAAAGTGCATTTAGCGGCAGTCGTGATGGCGGGTCTGCTGGTCAGCGGCGTCAGCGTAGCGCAGGCCGCTGAAAAAACGGCGCAGCAGCAAAAAATGACGCAGTGCAACCAGCACGCCAGCACGCAAAATCTCAAGGGTGACGCGCGTAAATCTTTTATGAGCGAATGCCTGAAGAAAGAGAGCAAGATTTCCGGCATGACGCCGCAGCAGGTGAAAATGAAAACCTGTAATAATGAAGCGGGCGATAAAAAGCTCAGCGGTGACGCCCGTAAAACCTTTATGAGTTCCTGCCTGAAAAAAGCCTGA
- the iraP gene encoding anti-adapter protein IraP — protein MKNLIAELLVKLAAKEEESKELVAQVEALEIIVTAMLRKLDPEQQHAIAAGIDNAMHNANADASNEDALLLRNYLDKLLNHPRV, from the coding sequence ATGAAGAACCTTATCGCTGAATTACTGGTAAAACTGGCGGCAAAAGAAGAAGAGTCTAAAGAACTGGTGGCTCAGGTTGAGGCGCTGGAAATTATCGTAACGGCGATGCTGCGCAAGCTGGATCCCGAACAACAGCACGCTATCGCCGCAGGTATTGATAATGCGATGCACAATGCTAACGCTGACGCCAGTAATGAAGACGCGCTTCTGTTACGCAACTACCTGGATAAATTACTTAACCATCCGCGCGTCTGA
- a CDS encoding beta-galactosidase — protein MPTPPISLSQLLARRDWENPVVTSLNRLDAHPPFASWRSEAAARDDRPSLAQRSLNGSWNFSYFSCPEAVPERWLQEDLPDAAVLPVPSNWQLHGYDAPVYTNVQYPIAATPPCVPQENPTGCYSLTFTLDHGWPAEGQTRIIFDGVSSAFYLWCNGRFIGYSQDSRLPAEFDLSAALVPGANRLAVMVLRWSDGTWLEDQDMWRMSGIFRDVSLLHKPTPHLADVQLETQLSPEYRSADLVARVRVTAQDKALRLRLTLWREGAQAGVVEQPLGSAIIDERGNYADRAELRLHVDAPALWSAETPTLYRATLALLDAQGETIEVEAYDVGFRRVAIENGLLCLNGQPLLIRGVNRHEHHPESGQVVDEATMRRDIELMKQHNFNAVRCSHYPNHPLWYRLCDRYGLYVVDEANIETHGMQPMSRLADDPRWFAAFSERVTRMVQRDRNHCSIIIWSLGNESGHGSTHDALYRWVKSADATRPIQYEGGGANSAATDILCPMYARVDEDQPFPAVPKWSLKKWIGLPGENRPLILCEYAHAMGNSLGGFAKYWQAFRQFPRLQGGFVWDWVDQSLTRYDENGQPWQAYGGDFGDKPNDRQFCMNGLVFADRTPHPALFEAQRAQQFFHFTPDADDPWRFSVSSDYLFRHSDNEVLRWRVEQQGEVVAQGEAALDIAPQGTQRFSIPPLEKLTGECWLNVAVHQRAATPWSDADWRVAWHQWPLPAALALPPLPPQGEPPRLNAQQAVIAVTHRGQRWHFSRQSGELTQWFVDDRPMLLSPLQDCFIRAPLDNDIGTSEAERVDPNAWSERWKAAGYDAMTHRVARIETETLSNAVQISVLHGWYAQGRLAFLSHKRYRFDAQGEMYLEVEVEQAADAPAPARIGLRCQLADAPQQVAWLGLGPHENYPDRQLAAQFSRWQLPLDALHTPYVFPSENGLRGGTRWLEAEGWRVSGAFSFSLSRYSLEQLRDASHRHLLRAEPGCWLHLDAAHMGVGGDDSWSPSVSAEFLLTQRRWRYALRFSPSAPAGCADGGKSASAAAR, from the coding sequence ATGCCAACGCCGCCGATCTCACTGAGCCAACTTCTTGCCCGCCGCGACTGGGAAAATCCGGTCGTTACCAGCCTGAATCGCCTTGACGCACATCCCCCCTTCGCCAGCTGGCGCAGCGAAGCGGCAGCGCGCGACGACCGTCCCTCTCTCGCGCAGCGCAGCCTGAACGGCAGCTGGAACTTCAGCTACTTCAGCTGCCCTGAGGCGGTACCAGAGCGCTGGCTGCAGGAAGATCTGCCCGACGCCGCCGTTCTGCCGGTGCCCTCTAACTGGCAGCTGCACGGCTACGACGCGCCTGTTTACACCAACGTTCAGTATCCCATCGCCGCAACGCCGCCCTGCGTGCCGCAGGAGAATCCAACAGGTTGTTATTCGCTCACATTTACTCTTGACCACGGCTGGCCTGCGGAGGGGCAGACCCGCATCATCTTCGACGGCGTCAGCTCCGCCTTCTATCTCTGGTGCAACGGCCGCTTTATCGGCTACTCCCAGGACAGTCGTCTGCCCGCCGAATTTGACCTTAGCGCGGCGCTGGTGCCGGGCGCTAACCGGCTGGCGGTCATGGTGCTGCGCTGGAGCGACGGCACCTGGCTGGAAGATCAGGATATGTGGCGCATGAGCGGCATTTTCCGCGACGTCTCGCTGCTGCATAAGCCGACGCCCCATCTGGCGGACGTCCAGCTGGAGACGCAGCTCAGTCCCGAATACCGCAGCGCGGATCTGGTGGCGCGCGTGCGCGTGACCGCTCAGGACAAGGCGCTGCGTTTGCGACTGACCCTGTGGCGCGAGGGCGCGCAGGCGGGCGTCGTCGAGCAGCCGCTCGGCAGCGCAATTATCGACGAGCGCGGCAACTATGCGGATCGCGCCGAGCTACGCCTGCACGTTGACGCGCCCGCGCTGTGGAGCGCTGAAACGCCGACGCTCTACCGCGCCACGCTGGCGCTGCTCGACGCGCAGGGCGAAACGATTGAGGTCGAGGCGTACGATGTCGGTTTCCGCCGTGTCGCCATCGAAAACGGCCTGCTCTGCCTGAACGGCCAGCCGCTGCTAATACGCGGCGTAAACCGTCACGAGCACCATCCAGAGAGCGGCCAGGTGGTGGATGAGGCGACGATGCGGCGCGACATTGAGCTGATGAAGCAGCATAACTTCAATGCGGTGCGCTGTTCCCACTACCCTAACCATCCGCTCTGGTACCGGCTGTGCGACCGCTACGGCCTGTACGTGGTCGACGAAGCAAATATTGAAACCCACGGCATGCAGCCCATGAGCCGCCTGGCGGACGATCCGCGCTGGTTCGCCGCCTTCAGCGAACGCGTCACGCGCATGGTGCAGCGCGATCGCAACCACTGCAGCATTATTATCTGGTCGCTGGGCAATGAGTCAGGTCACGGCAGCACGCACGACGCCCTCTATCGCTGGGTAAAAAGCGCTGATGCGACGCGGCCCATACAGTATGAAGGCGGCGGCGCCAACAGCGCGGCAACCGATATTCTCTGCCCGATGTATGCGCGCGTCGATGAAGACCAGCCCTTCCCCGCCGTGCCGAAATGGTCGCTAAAAAAGTGGATCGGCCTGCCGGGGGAAAACCGGCCGCTGATCCTGTGTGAATATGCGCACGCCATGGGCAACAGCCTCGGCGGCTTTGCGAAGTACTGGCAGGCGTTTCGTCAGTTTCCGCGCCTGCAGGGCGGCTTCGTCTGGGACTGGGTCGATCAGAGCCTGACGCGCTACGATGAAAACGGACAGCCCTGGCAGGCCTACGGCGGTGACTTTGGCGACAAGCCCAACGACCGCCAGTTCTGTATGAACGGGCTGGTGTTCGCCGACCGCACGCCGCACCCGGCGCTGTTTGAAGCGCAGCGCGCGCAGCAGTTCTTCCACTTTACGCCAGACGCCGACGATCCCTGGCGCTTTAGCGTCAGCAGCGACTACCTGTTCCGCCACAGCGATAACGAGGTGCTGCGCTGGCGCGTCGAGCAGCAGGGAGAAGTAGTGGCGCAGGGCGAAGCCGCGCTCGATATCGCGCCGCAGGGAACGCAGCGCTTCAGCATTCCGCCGCTGGAGAAGCTCACCGGGGAGTGCTGGCTCAACGTCGCCGTTCATCAGCGCGCCGCAACCCCCTGGTCAGACGCCGACTGGCGCGTCGCCTGGCACCAGTGGCCGCTGCCCGCCGCGCTGGCACTTCCGCCGCTGCCGCCGCAGGGCGAGCCGCCGAGGCTTAACGCGCAACAGGCGGTTATCGCGGTGACGCACCGCGGCCAGCGCTGGCACTTTAGCCGCCAGAGCGGCGAGCTGACGCAGTGGTTTGTTGACGATCGGCCGATGCTGCTGTCGCCGCTACAGGACTGCTTTATCCGCGCGCCGCTCGACAACGATATCGGCACCAGCGAAGCGGAGCGCGTCGATCCCAACGCCTGGTCGGAGCGCTGGAAAGCGGCCGGCTATGACGCCATGACCCACCGCGTAGCGCGCATCGAGACGGAGACGCTGTCGAACGCGGTGCAGATCAGCGTGCTGCACGGCTGGTATGCCCAGGGCAGGCTGGCCTTTCTTAGCCATAAGCGCTACCGGTTCGACGCGCAGGGCGAAATGTATCTGGAGGTAGAGGTGGAACAGGCCGCCGACGCGCCCGCCCCGGCGCGCATCGGCCTGCGCTGCCAGCTCGCCGACGCGCCGCAGCAGGTTGCCTGGCTGGGGCTTGGCCCCCATGAAAACTACCCGGACCGCCAGCTGGCGGCGCAGTTTTCGCGCTGGCAGCTGCCGCTCGACGCGCTGCACACCCCCTACGTCTTCCCGAGCGAAAACGGCCTGCGCGGCGGCACGCGCTGGCTCGAGGCGGAAGGCTGGCGCGTCAGCGGCGCGTTCAGCTTCTCGCTGAGCCGCTACAGCCTTGAGCAGCTGCGCGACGCGTCGCATCGCCATCTGCTGCGCGCGGAGCCCGGATGCTGGCTGCATCTGGACGCCGCGCATATGGGCGTGGGCGGCGACGACTCCTGGAGCCCGAGCGTTAGCGCCGAGTTTCTGTTGACTCAGCGTCGCTGGCGCTATGCGCTGCGCTTCTCCCCTTCGGCTCCAGCAGGGTGCGCGGACGGCGGTAAAAGCGCTTCAGCAGCAGCACGTTAA
- a CDS encoding multidrug efflux MFS transporter, which yields MPRTIESWKINLISVWFGCFFTGLAISQIIPFLPLYIEQLGITDGDALSLWSGLTFSITFVISAAVAPLWGSLADRKGRKLMLLRAASGMGIVILLQAFVTQAWQLLLLRALMGLTSGYIPNAMALVAAQVPRDRSGWALSCVSTGQIGGVILGPMLGGLLADWVGLRMVFIVTAALLLVSFLVTLLLIKETGYKPVSKKEKLSGREVFASLDNPRLMLCLFVTTMVIQMCNGSVNPILTLFVRELAPTADNIAFLSGVIAALPGISALIAAPRLGRLGDRIGTQRILLATMVASLLLLIAMSFVTSATQLGVLRFLLGFADGAMMPAVQTLLVRHSRDNITGRIFGYNQSFMYLGNVAGPLLGAAVSALSGYRWVFFATALVVLINVLLLKRFYRRPRTLLEPKGRSAAHSASDAESTETRR from the coding sequence ATGCCACGCACAATAGAATCCTGGAAAATCAATCTTATCTCCGTCTGGTTCGGCTGTTTTTTCACCGGCCTGGCCATCAGCCAGATCATTCCTTTTTTGCCGCTCTATATCGAACAGCTTGGGATCACCGACGGCGATGCGCTTAGCCTCTGGTCGGGACTCACCTTTAGCATCACCTTTGTGATCTCGGCCGCCGTCGCGCCGCTGTGGGGCAGCCTCGCCGATCGCAAAGGACGCAAGCTGATGCTGCTGCGCGCCGCCTCAGGCATGGGGATAGTGATCCTGCTGCAGGCCTTTGTCACCCAGGCCTGGCAGCTGCTGCTGCTGCGCGCCCTGATGGGGCTGACCTCGGGTTATATCCCCAACGCCATGGCGCTGGTGGCGGCGCAGGTGCCGCGCGACCGCAGCGGCTGGGCGCTGAGCTGCGTCTCCACCGGCCAGATCGGCGGGGTGATCCTTGGGCCGATGCTCGGTGGGCTGCTGGCGGACTGGGTCGGCCTGCGCATGGTCTTTATCGTTACCGCCGCGCTGCTGCTGGTGAGCTTCCTGGTGACGCTGTTGCTGATTAAAGAGACCGGCTATAAGCCGGTCAGTAAAAAGGAGAAGCTGAGCGGGCGCGAGGTGTTCGCCTCGCTTGATAACCCCAGGCTGATGCTCTGCCTGTTTGTCACCACGATGGTGATCCAGATGTGCAACGGCTCGGTTAACCCGATTCTGACGCTGTTCGTGCGCGAGCTGGCGCCGACGGCGGACAATATCGCCTTTCTCAGCGGGGTTATCGCCGCGCTGCCCGGCATCTCGGCGCTGATTGCCGCGCCGCGCCTCGGCAGGCTGGGCGACCGCATCGGCACCCAGCGTATTCTGCTGGCGACCATGGTGGCGTCGCTGCTGCTGCTGATCGCCATGTCTTTCGTCACCAGCGCCACCCAGCTCGGCGTGCTGCGCTTTCTGCTCGGCTTTGCCGACGGCGCGATGATGCCTGCGGTGCAGACGCTGCTGGTGCGCCACTCGCGTGACAACATTACCGGCCGTATCTTCGGCTACAACCAGTCGTTTATGTATCTCGGCAACGTCGCCGGTCCGCTGCTCGGCGCCGCGGTGTCGGCGCTGAGCGGCTACCGCTGGGTTTTCTTCGCCACCGCGCTGGTGGTGCTGATTAACGTGCTGCTGCTGAAGCGCTTTTACCGCCGTCCGCGCACCCTGCTGGAGCCGAAGGGGAGAAGCGCAGCGCATAGCGCCAGCGACGCTGAGTCAACAGAAACTCGGCGCTAA
- a CDS encoding biofilm development regulator YmgB/AriR family protein — protein MRTQNSASRAIVDYFNSPAWNAPQESDLLAVILRELMEAGEPATNKAVIARVIERLEVEGDARRLENYRQLLAQLMETGSSE, from the coding sequence ATGAGAACTCAAAACAGTGCCAGCCGTGCGATTGTGGACTATTTCAACAGCCCGGCGTGGAACGCGCCGCAGGAGTCCGATCTGCTGGCGGTGATCCTGCGCGAGCTAATGGAGGCTGGCGAGCCCGCTACCAATAAAGCGGTGATCGCGCGCGTTATTGAGCGGCTGGAGGTGGAAGGCGACGCGCGCCGCCTGGAAAATTATCGTCAACTGCTGGCGCAGCTAATGGAGACCGGTTCATCGGAATAG
- a CDS encoding I78 family peptidase inhibitor, with amino-acid sequence MKYYGKALLALGMFALAGCQSATKTESAAAGADAASDTCGASQYQSYVGKPLSAASSVRLETPVRAIRWNSAVTMDFNLHRLNFLADKDDVITQVYCG; translated from the coding sequence GTGAAATATTATGGAAAAGCGCTGCTGGCGCTGGGAATGTTCGCCTTAGCCGGCTGCCAGTCGGCGACTAAAACCGAAAGCGCTGCGGCAGGCGCGGATGCGGCAAGCGACACCTGTGGTGCTTCGCAGTATCAGAGCTACGTCGGCAAACCGCTCAGCGCGGCCAGCAGTGTGCGTCTGGAGACGCCGGTACGCGCCATCCGCTGGAACAGCGCGGTGACAATGGACTTTAATCTGCACCGCCTCAACTTCCTGGCGGACAAAGATGATGTTATCACCCAGGTTTACTGCGGCTGA